Proteins co-encoded in one Prescottella sp. R16 genomic window:
- a CDS encoding STM4013/SEN3800 family hydrolase — protein sequence MPQYEMPQPDMNTVVGSDDILLVTLDTLRYDVACELAAAGRIPNLARHLPGGRWEERHAPGSFTYASHQAMFAGFLPTPVGQGPHPRLFAAEFGGSESTADGTFVFAESNLVAGLAATGYHTACIGGVGFFNRRGALGSVLPDLFDEAHWSPDLGVTSPTSFEAQVDLAAQVVDRLPAERRLFLFVNVSALHQPNWFFADGATAEDGDTRATHAAALEYVDRHIGRLFDVVSSRRRCFAIVCSDHGTTYGEDGYTGHRLGHPVVWTVPYTHFFLEGPA from the coding sequence ATGCCACAGTATGAGATGCCACAGCCCGACATGAACACCGTCGTCGGATCCGACGACATCCTGCTGGTCACCCTCGACACGCTGCGCTACGACGTGGCCTGCGAGCTCGCGGCCGCGGGCCGGATCCCGAACCTGGCGCGGCACCTGCCGGGCGGCCGGTGGGAGGAGCGGCACGCCCCCGGCAGTTTCACGTACGCGTCGCATCAGGCGATGTTCGCCGGATTCCTGCCCACACCCGTGGGGCAGGGACCGCATCCGCGGCTGTTCGCGGCAGAGTTCGGGGGCAGCGAATCCACCGCGGACGGGACGTTCGTCTTCGCGGAGTCGAATCTCGTTGCGGGCCTTGCCGCCACCGGCTATCACACGGCGTGCATCGGTGGGGTCGGGTTCTTCAACCGCCGGGGCGCACTCGGCTCGGTGCTGCCCGACCTGTTCGACGAGGCGCACTGGTCCCCCGACCTCGGCGTGACGTCGCCGACGTCGTTCGAGGCACAGGTGGATCTCGCCGCACAGGTGGTGGACCGGCTGCCCGCCGAGCGCCGGCTGTTCCTGTTCGTCAACGTCTCGGCACTGCACCAGCCCAACTGGTTCTTCGCCGACGGCGCCACCGCCGAGGACGGGGACACCCGCGCGACGCATGCGGCGGCGCTCGAATACGTCGACCGGCACATCGGGCGACTGTTCGACGTCGTGTCGAGCCGGCGCCGCTGTTTCGCGATCGTGTGCTCCGATCACGGCACCACCTACGGCGAGGACGGCTACACCGGTCACCGGCTCGGCCATCCCGTGGTGTGGACGGTGCCGTACACCCATTTCTTCCTCGAAGGACCCGCATGA